A part of Antechinus flavipes isolate AdamAnt ecotype Samford, QLD, Australia chromosome 6, AdamAnt_v2, whole genome shotgun sequence genomic DNA contains:
- the LOC127541943 gene encoding keratin-associated protein 5-5-like isoform X1: protein MSCCGCSGGCGSSCGGCGSSCGGCGSSCCVPVCCCKPVCCCVPACSCSSCGGGCKGGCGSSCGGCKGGCGSSCGGCKGGCGSSCGGCKGGCGSSCGGCKGGCGSSCGGCKGGCGSSCGGCCQSSCCKPCCCQSSCCKPVCCCVPACSCSSCGGGCGGCCQSSCCKPCCCQSSCCKPCCCQSSCCKPCCCQSSCCKPCCCQSSCCKPCCCQSSCCAPVCCQCKI, encoded by the coding sequence ATGAGCTGCTGTGGCTGTTCAGGAGGCTGTGGCTCCAGCTGTGGAGGCTGTGGCTCTAGCTGTGGGGGCTGTGGCTCCAGCTGCTGTGTGCCCGTCTGCTGCTGCAAACCTGTGTGCTGCTGTGTGCCAGCCTGCTCCTGCTCTAGCTGTGGTGGAGGCTGCAAGGGAGGCTGTGGCTCCAGCTGTGGAGGCTGCAAGGGAGGCTGTGGCTCCAGCTGTGGGGGCTGCAAGGGAGGTTGTGGCTCCAGCTGTGGAGGCTGCAAGGGAGGCTGTGGCTCCAGCTGTGGAGGCTGCAAGGGAGGCTGTGGCTCCAGCTGTGGAGGCTGCAAGGGAGGCTGTGGTTCCAGCTGTGGGGGCTGTTGTCAGTCCAGCTGCTGCAAGCCCTGCTGCTGCCAATCTAGCTGCTGCAAGCCTGTCTGCTGCTGTGTGCCTGCTTGTTCCTGCTCCAGCTGTGGCGGAGGCTGTGGGGGTTGTTGCCAATCCAGCTGCTGCAAGCCCTGCTGCTGCCAGTCCAGCTGCTGCAAGCCCTGCTGCTGCCAGTCCAGCTGCTGCAAGCCCTGCTGCTGCCAGTCCAGCTGCTGCAAGCCCTGCTGCTGCCAGTCCAGCTGCTGTAAGCCCTGCTGCTGCCAGTCCAGCTGCTGTGCCCCCGTTTGCTGCCAATGTAAGATCTGA
- the LOC127541943 gene encoding keratin-associated protein 5-5-like isoform X2, which yields MSCCGCSGGCGSSCGGCGSSCGGCGSSCCVPVCCCKPVCCCVPACSCSSCCKGGCGSSCGGCKGGCGSSCGGCCQSSCCKPCCCQSSCCGGCCQSSCCKPCCCQSSCCKPCCCQSSCCKPCCCQSSCCKPCCCQSSCCKPCCCQSSCCAPVCCQCKI from the exons ATGAGCTGCTGTGGCTGTTCAGGAGGCTGTGGCTCCAGCTGTGGAGGCTGTGGCTCTAGCTGTGGGGGCTGTGGCTCCAGCTGCTGTGTGCCCGTCTGCTGCTGCAAACCTGTGTGCTGCTGTGTGCCAGCCTGCTCCTGCTCTAGCT GCTGCAAGGGAGGCTGTGGCTCCAGCTGTGGAGGCTGCAAGGGAGGCTGTGGTTCCAGCTGTGGGGGCTGTTGTCAGTCCAGCTGCTGCAAGCCCTGCTGCTGCCAATCTAGCT GCTGTGGGGGTTGTTGCCAATCCAGCTGCTGCAAGCCCTGCTGCTGCCAGTCCAGCTGCTGCAAGCCCTGCTGCTGCCAGTCCAGCTGCTGCAAGCCCTGCTGCTGCCAGTCCAGCTGCTGCAAGCCCTGCTGCTGCCAGTCCAGCTGCTGTAAGCCCTGCTGCTGCCAGTCCAGCTGCTGTGCCCCCGTTTGCTGCCAATGTAAGATCTGA
- the LOC127541941 gene encoding keratin-associated protein 5-5-like, which translates to MSCCGCSGGCGSSCGGCGSSCCVPVCCCKPVCCCVPACSSSSCGGGCKGGCGSSCGGCKGGCGSSCCVPVCCCKPVCCCVPACSCSSCGGGSKGGCGSSCGGCCQSSCCKPCCSQSSCCQSSCCKPVCCCVPACSCSSCGGGCGGCCQSSCCKPCCSQSSCCQSSCCKPVCCCVPVCSCSSCGGGCGGCCQSSCCKPCCSQSSCCQSSCCKPSCCQSSCCKPCCC; encoded by the coding sequence ATGAGCTGCTGTGGCTGTTCAGGAGGCTGTGGCTCCAGCTGTGGGGGCTGTGGCTCCAGCTGCTGTGTGCCCGTCTGCTGCTGCAAACCTGTGTGCTGCTGTGTGCCAGCATGCTCGTCCTCTAGCTGTGGTGGAGGCTGCAAGGGAGGCTGTGGCTCCAGCTGTGGAGGCTGCAAGGGAGGCTGTGGCTCCAGCTGTTGTGTGCCCGTTTGCTGCTGCAAACCTGTCTGCTGCTGTGTGCCAGCCTGTTCCTGCTCCAGCTGTGGTGGAGGCAGCAAAGGAGGCTGTGGCTCCAGCTGTGGGGGCTGCTGTCAGTCCAGCTGCTGCAAGCCCTGCTGTAGTCAATCCAGCTGCTGCCAGTCCAGCTGCTGCAAGCCTGTCTGCTGCTGTGTGCCTGCTTGCTCCTGCTCTAGCTGTGGTGGAGGCTGTGGGGGTTGTTGCCAGTCCAGCTGCTGCAAGCCCTGCTGTAGCCAATCCAGCTGCTGTCAGTCCAGCTGCTGCAAGCCTGTCTGCTGCTGTGTGCCTGTTTGCTCCTGTTCCAGCTGTGGTGGAGGCTGTGGGGGTTGTTGCCAGTCCAGCTGCTGCAAGCCCTGCTGCAGCCAATCCAGCTGCTGCCAGTCCAGCTGCTGTAAGCCCAGCTGTTGCCAGTCCAGCTGTTGCAAGCCCTGCTGCTGCTAG